The segment gtctctctgtcccccagtACCACTTTGGACCTGTATGCCAACGTCATGCACTGTAAGTCCCTCCCTGGAGTCCAGACTCGTCacaacaacattgacatcatGATCATCAGGGAGAACACTGAGGGAGAGTACAGCAGTCTGGAGCATGAGGttacacacacaggcgcacagacacacacgcgaacgcacgcacgcacacactcacatgccCCTCAACTTATCCCTTTCTTTTTTTCATTCACACTCTTTGCTTTATAAAACCTGTGTTAGCATTCTGCTCTTCCTCCTGTAGAGTGTATCAGGGGTGGTGGAGTGTCTCAAGATCATCACCCGGACTAACTCCCTAAGAATCGCTGAGTATGCCTTTAAATTGGCCCGGGAGAAAGGTCGCAAGAGGGTCACTGCCGTCCACAAGGCCAACATCATGTAAGTCAAGTCAGCCGAGGTGTAGATGTGTATTCCACCCGTTGTCTGTTATGACTCACACTCTGAGCACTTTGAGACTGCAGTCCAATTGTGTACCCTTCTTCCCAAAGTGTGCACTCGTTCACTCCCCCTCATAAATTTAAATGGAACAGAGTTGTGTAAGAAATATGGTGGTAACTGCACCCGCCCCCTAGCCCATGCGTACACTATTCCAATACTTTGAAAAGCACGAGGTGGAGTGAACAAGTCAAGTGGACACTTCAAGAAGAAGGGAAGAGAGTCAGAATGCAACCAAGGGGTTATTCTCCCCTTCACAGGAAGCTGGGAGATGGTCTGTTCCTACAGTGCTGTAGAGAGGTGGCTGCTGGGTACCCTGACATTGCCTTTGATGCCATGATAGTCGACAACACCACCATGCAGGTATGAAAACCAATGCTATCTTTATTATGCAGGCACACCAGAACGTTTttacctggtcccagatctgtttgtgctgtcccGCCAACTCATATGGCCGTTGATATTGCCATGAGTTGGCACTTGGCAAGACAGtacaaacacatctgggaccGGGCTAAAAAAGTTTCTCTTTTGTCCATATTACTCATGCTTATTAGTGTCGTTTATCCATTCCCCTCTGATTCCCTAGCTGGTGTCCAAACCCCAGCAGTTTGATGTGATGGTGATGCCCAACCTGTATGGGAACGTGGTCAGCAACGTGTGTGCTGGCCTGGTAGGAGGGCCAGGGCTGGTGCCAGGGGCTAACTACGGCCGCGACTATGCTGTCTTCGAAACGGTCAGTCCACTGGGCACCTGTAATGTCTGCAACTCTGATAATGTAATACGATGCTCCTACAGTGGTTTACAACAGACAACGTTTCGATCCCATTGGGATCTTACTCCAAATGGGGCTTAGCGTTTGTAAATTGTGGAGTGAATGCTGGACTTATACAGTAGTCAGTTGACTTGGCCAAGTATGTCAATGATCTCTCGATatgctcgctctctgtctctctgtcttttctcgaTGTGACTTTCAGGCCACCAGGAACACAGGGAAGAGTATTGCTGACAGGAACATTGCTAACCCCACTGCCATGCTACTGGCCAGCTGCATGATGCTGGACCACCTCAAGTAGGTACCCCTTGCATCGTCTAATGAAGGGGCTGTTTCTAAACCATGACCGTGTGTATGTGTTATCTGAGCAGCAGTCAACTAGTTGAACAGAACAGATGGCATGAAAGTCAACTCATTGTATTTCTGTGCGTCTCAGGCTCCATGATTATGCCACTATGATCAGGAATGCAGTCCTGACAACCATGAATGAGACTCAGGTAAGTCAGGTTCTCTCACCTCACTGCACAATACACTcaccaggggtgtattcactaaGAACTCGCGAGTGGCGcagtagtctaaggcactgcatctcagtgcaagaggcgtcactatagtgcctggttcaaatccaggctgtatcacatccggcgtgattgggagtcccctagggcggcgcacaattggcccagcgtcgtccgggtttggccgtcattgtaaacaagaatttgttcttaactgacttgcctagttaaataaaggttaaatgtaaaacttttttttttaaagaatccaAGAATCCATAACCAAATGAAAGCAAACGGAATGAAATGGGGAGGGACCTAACTGAATTTGTTATTGTAAAATGTTTTCCGTTTGGAGTAAACTGTTtgtgttgcaaaatgttttgcaactgtTTGCTATGatctaatgaatacacccctgctcAATACTCTCACCTCCCTGCACCTGTATCACACTACTCAATACTCTCACCTGAGTTAACACACGTCACTGctctgtatatacacacactgacctgcTGAGGGTCTGGACAGTTATCAATGGAGCCCATGCAAATGAAGAGCTATTCACATTTATTCTTTCAAGTATTTGAATTGTCTGCCATTCTTGCTAGAAATGTATCAAATTCCTCCTTTACACTCTGGGGTaagcaactagattcagccgcggtcCGATCAGGGCGGGTGGCCGGAACATAATTCTAATAATTTGTACATTGCAAATTGACCCCAACAAAATAAAAATCACTCCCTTGGCCTAGCGCAGGGTCGGCAACAGGCTGCCCATGGGCCAGACCCGTCCCGCAGGCAGCCTGTTGCCGACCCTGCTCTAGGCCAACTTGTCCCTCCTGTAATCAAATGTATGCTGCTCTATAGAGCCTCTTCATCGTACAAAATGTTGGCATTGTACCCACTGATTTATTATCGGTGTAGAATCCCTTTGAGGAGGGTGTGATTGATAGTAATTCTGGGGCCTGGGGAGAGCAATATTACAGAATATTCAgaaataaatgtattgtgtagagtAATATGATTGTCACGGAGAATATGGAATGATGTTTGGTCTATTTGCTATATTTATATCTGTTTCACCTATATTGTTTCTTTGAGTAGAATGTGATTTGTGACTAGTTATTTGTCTGTTATGTTGCAGTTGCACACAGCTGAAGGGGATATAATGGAGACGTTGACAATTGTCTCAAGTATCATCCTGCCTAATAATATTCTTCTCCTGCAGTTGCACACAGCTGACATTGGGGGGCAGGGCACCACCTCTGAGGTGGTCCAGGCTATCATGAGGAACATCCAGAGCAAGGGGCCTCTCACCAGCGAGctctgaatacacacacacaatttgtgGATGTGTCTCGTATGTTTAAAAcagctgtaatgtactgtatgtgtgtgctgagtgagtgggtgtgtgtttgtgcatgtttgtTTCTATAGTGATACTCCTCTGTGTTGTTGACGTGTGGGAGCGGTTCAGtccagtctacacacacacacacacctctttcagACTAGCAGAGTGTGTTCATCAGTTGTCTTCTACTTTGTATTCATGTCTGTATCAATGATTATGTTTAATTTCACACCAGTATGTCTTTCATAACCATTCCCTGGCCGGTTCACGCACATTAACCTTTGTGCATAAACAAAGGAAGTAGTAGGCCCAAACTCTACATCGGTAATAGCATgctgtagtgaagtaaaagcaaggatctctctctcttaggTTTAACCTTAGGACATGATAGCTACTTGCTAGGTGTATCCTACAACCCAGCACATAATAGCTAGATTGCAACACATTCAGCTCCACTTGAGACATTGGCTTTGTTTGATTGTATTTAAGCAACCGTTCTTGGGTAAATGGGTTCACTGTAGTCATTTGTGAGAGTTGAAACGGTTTTAGTATTTTCTCGCAGTACAAATGACAAAGAGAGAGTGTAAACAGTTGTGTTTCTCACAGTATTGCAATCTTGATAATAAATGTTTTGATGTTCTTCTCACAGTCCAGCAGTGCTTAGCCTTgggtctctgtctttctgttatCATCTATCAGATGCTGCTCATCTTTCCCAAAAATCAAAGCAAATGATTTACCAATCCTTAATGTGGTCTTCAGATCAATTCACTCTATTTGACAAGGTTTTTGTTTTACTGTTCTATTTAACTGTTATCTGTTACATATGTTCTATAACAACGGTGTCTTCATTTGAACAACTCAACTGTACACTGAAATGCCATTATTATATACTTTGTCAAACATACTGTTTTTCACTTGATCCTTTGAAAAAACTAAACCAGACTTGTATCTCTGTTGTACGCGAAAGCAACCAATGTGTTTGTACCTCAAATACCTATATACTGTCTCTCATTAACGCACAGTGGTTGAAATCTAGAGTGAACCCAAGCACATTTCCTGCtaaattaaattgtttatttttgtttcatgtaTCTAAGCCTACTTTTGTTGGGTAATACTTTTTCCAGATCCAACTCCCTCTCTAAAAACACGTTTAGGCTATGCTACCTGAAATTAAATAACCCAGAAATGCGTATCTCATACTGTTACATCCATATTTGAATGGTACTTTTACATTGAATATACTTTTACCACCATGAAGTATGTTTTTGACTTATTTACTTAAATGAGACACCGTGAAATGTGTAGTTTATTCTAATTGGCCTATAAAATAAATGTCATAGTCTCCATGAGGTGACGTGTCAACACAGCCACGTTCCCAAAGTGCATTGCGCTGATACGGTGC is part of the Oncorhynchus masou masou isolate Uvic2021 chromosome 33, UVic_Omas_1.1, whole genome shotgun sequence genome and harbors:
- the LOC135528505 gene encoding isocitrate dehydrogenase [NAD] subunit gamma, mitochondrial-like isoform X2 → MAASSAVFSMSKIIKPIWSGRLATTAKVFGATVSSRREKSTVPPPAKYGGRHTVTLIPGDGIGPELLNHVRELFRFSCVPVDFEVVNVCSATEDDINNAITAIRRNGVALKGNIETLHTLPASHKSRNNLLRTTLDLYANVMHCKSLPGVQTRHNNIDIMIIRENTEGEYSSLEHESVSGVVECLKIITRTNSLRIAEYAFKLAREKGRKRVTAVHKANIMKLGDGLFLQCCREVAAGYPDIAFDAMIVDNTTMQLVSKPQQFDVMVMPNLYGNVVSNVCAGLVGGPGLVPGANYGRDYAVFETATRNTGKSIADRNIANPTAMLLASCMMLDHLKLHDYATMIRNAVLTTMNETQLHTADIGGQGTTSEVVQAIMRNIQSKGPLTSEL
- the LOC135528505 gene encoding isocitrate dehydrogenase [NAD] subunit gamma, mitochondrial-like isoform X1, translating into MAASSAVFSMSKIIKPIWSGRLATTAKVFGATVSSRREKSTVGQIIPPPAKYGGRHTVTLIPGDGIGPELLNHVRELFRFSCVPVDFEVVNVCSATEDDINNAITAIRRNGVALKGNIETLHTLPASHKSRNNLLRTTLDLYANVMHCKSLPGVQTRHNNIDIMIIRENTEGEYSSLEHESVSGVVECLKIITRTNSLRIAEYAFKLAREKGRKRVTAVHKANIMKLGDGLFLQCCREVAAGYPDIAFDAMIVDNTTMQLVSKPQQFDVMVMPNLYGNVVSNVCAGLVGGPGLVPGANYGRDYAVFETATRNTGKSIADRNIANPTAMLLASCMMLDHLKLHDYATMIRNAVLTTMNETQLHTADIGGQGTTSEVVQAIMRNIQSKGPLTSEL